The proteins below are encoded in one region of bacterium:
- a CDS encoding c-type cytochrome, whose amino-acid sequence MNYPVWDVSFGAGLLIALISVLHVFISHFAVGGGLFLVLTEKKAYRENDTALLEWLKRHTKFFVLVTVVLGAVTGVGIWFTIALVHPSGTSTLIHSYVWGWAIEWVFFFLEITAALLYLYGWSKLDRRTHLWFGWIYFIAAFASMVIINGILTFMLTSGRWIENREFWVGFFNPTYFPSLFLRFAFALALAGIYALLTASVQKDAALKAKIVKWSAWWIVPAFVVLPLFAYWYVRNIAPEVWSSSQGLMPTATFYADLILIFSVVTFVLSLLTLVKPAKLHIVFSLLVMASAFTTMWAFEFIREAIRKPYIIANYMYANSIYKTPMPGDGGFNVPQLNETGVLHTAKWMSQRKLTAENQVAVGKEIFRVQCQSCHTVAAYRGVKAVLQQRNWESATLLQMLGSLEAMHNGTMPPFGGTEAERAALAAFLSGLYSPSPAAGLPDGQAIFASNCAPCHRAVPADRIYSQLRELDEETISVMVEDLQSLNARMPQIQLSAEQRLALAQWLRQ is encoded by the coding sequence ATGAATTACCCCGTTTGGGATGTGTCCTTCGGAGCCGGGCTGCTCATTGCCCTGATCTCCGTGCTGCATGTTTTCATATCGCATTTTGCCGTGGGCGGCGGCTTATTTCTGGTGTTGACCGAGAAAAAAGCCTATCGTGAAAACGACACCGCGCTGCTGGAGTGGCTCAAACGTCACACCAAGTTCTTCGTGCTCGTGACCGTGGTCTTGGGAGCGGTCACCGGCGTGGGCATTTGGTTCACCATTGCTCTGGTGCATCCTTCCGGCACCAGCACGCTAATTCACTCCTACGTGTGGGGCTGGGCCATTGAATGGGTTTTCTTCTTCCTGGAAATCACCGCGGCGTTGCTTTATCTCTACGGCTGGAGCAAGCTCGACCGGCGCACGCATTTGTGGTTTGGGTGGATCTACTTCATTGCCGCTTTCGCCAGCATGGTGATCATCAACGGCATTCTGACTTTCATGCTGACCTCGGGCCGGTGGATCGAAAATCGTGAATTCTGGGTGGGCTTCTTCAATCCGACCTACTTCCCCTCGTTGTTCTTGCGCTTTGCCTTCGCGCTGGCGCTGGCGGGCATCTACGCGCTGCTGACTGCCAGCGTGCAGAAGGATGCCGCTTTGAAGGCGAAGATCGTGAAGTGGAGCGCCTGGTGGATCGTGCCCGCTTTCGTGGTTTTGCCCCTGTTCGCGTATTGGTACGTGCGCAACATTGCGCCGGAAGTCTGGTCGAGTTCGCAGGGCTTGATGCCGACCGCCACGTTCTACGCCGATCTCATCCTGATTTTTTCCGTGGTGACCTTCGTGCTTTCCCTGCTCACGCTGGTCAAACCCGCGAAACTGCATATTGTTTTCAGCCTGCTGGTGATGGCATCAGCCTTCACCACCATGTGGGCCTTCGAGTTCATCCGCGAAGCGATCCGCAAGCCTTACATTATCGCGAACTACATGTACGCGAATTCAATCTATAAAACACCCATGCCGGGCGACGGCGGCTTCAACGTGCCGCAGCTCAATGAAACCGGCGTGCTGCACACCGCCAAATGGATGAGCCAGCGCAAACTCACCGCGGAGAACCAAGTCGCAGTGGGCAAGGAGATTTTCCGGGTGCAGTGCCAGAGCTGCCACACCGTCGCTGCCTATCGCGGGGTGAAAGCCGTGCTGCAACAGCGCAATTGGGAAAGTGCGACTCTCCTGCAAATGCTGGGCAGCCTGGAGGCCATGCACAACGGCACCATGCCGCCCTTTGGCGGCACCGAGGCCGAGCGCGCAGCGCTGGCCGCGTTTCTCTCCGGCCTCTATTCGCCGAGTCCCGCTGCCGGCCTCCCGGACGGCCAGGCGATTTTCGCAAGCAATTGCGCACCCTGCCATCGCGCCGTGCCGGCCGATCGCATCTATTCCCAATTGCGCGAGCTGGATGAGGAAACCATCTCGGTGATGGTGGAAGATCTGCAGAGCTTGAATGCCCGCATGCCGCAGATTCAACTCAGCGCCGAACAACGCCTGGCGCTGGCGCAATGGCTGCGCCAATAG
- a CDS encoding bifunctional 4-hydroxy-2-oxoglutarate aldolase/2-dehydro-3-deoxy-phosphogluconate aldolase produces the protein MARFDRMTVLRTMLDSGLVPVFYEAQPEVAQKIAAACYAGGARLLEFTNRGEAALPVFAQLSAYAAAQLPELILGVGSIVDAPTAGLFIASGANFVVGPVFNPEVARLCNRRKTAYSPGCGSVSEISAAEEWGVEIVKIFPGAQVGGPEFVKAVLGPMPWTRIMPTGGVEATQASVQEWIKAGTACLGMGSNLIRKDLVKAGDYNTIRDNVRQVLSWVTEARAK, from the coding sequence ATGGCACGCTTTGATCGCATGACCGTTTTGCGCACCATGCTCGACAGCGGCTTGGTGCCGGTGTTCTATGAAGCGCAGCCCGAGGTGGCGCAAAAAATCGCGGCGGCCTGTTATGCCGGCGGCGCGCGGCTGCTGGAATTCACCAACCGCGGCGAGGCCGCGTTGCCGGTGTTTGCGCAATTGTCCGCTTACGCAGCCGCGCAGCTTCCGGAATTGATTTTGGGAGTCGGCTCGATTGTCGATGCGCCGACCGCCGGGCTGTTTATCGCGAGCGGCGCCAACTTCGTCGTGGGGCCGGTGTTCAATCCCGAAGTGGCAAGGCTGTGCAACCGGCGCAAGACCGCTTATTCACCGGGGTGCGGCAGCGTTAGTGAGATTTCAGCGGCAGAGGAATGGGGCGTGGAAATCGTCAAGATTTTTCCCGGGGCGCAGGTGGGCGGCCCGGAATTTGTCAAAGCGGTACTCGGGCCGATGCCGTGGACGCGCATCATGCCCACCGGCGGCGTCGAAGCCACGCAAGCAAGCGTGCAGGAATGGATCAAAGCCGGCACCGCGTGCCTGGGCATGGGCAGCAATCTCATTCGCAAGGATTTGGTCAAAGCCGGCGACTACAACACGATCCGCGACAACGTGCGCCAGGTGTTGAGTTGGGTCACGGAAGCCAGGGCAAAATAG
- a CDS encoding deoxynucleoside kinase, with protein MNSDNKLFLAMAGNIGAGKTTAAKLISQHFDFELFDEPVIDNRFLKDYYADMRRWSFTLQLEFLIRRVEHHELIRTVPKSCIQDRTLYEDPEIFAKYLHGLGCMDNRELDLYFEYFNRLHRDLQHPHLILMLCVERVSTLLQRIRRRGRIEERGIDETFLQGLNAYYSTFPLVCEKKYGIPIHQIAVDKIDIRSPAGRKTFLQEVEAGLRTAGLL; from the coding sequence ATGAATTCCGACAACAAGCTGTTTCTCGCCATGGCCGGCAACATCGGTGCCGGCAAAACCACTGCCGCCAAACTCATCAGCCAGCATTTCGATTTCGAGCTGTTCGATGAACCGGTGATCGACAATCGCTTTCTGAAGGACTACTATGCCGACATGCGGCGCTGGTCGTTCACTTTGCAGCTTGAATTCCTCATCCGCCGCGTCGAGCATCATGAGCTGATTCGAACCGTGCCCAAAAGCTGCATTCAAGACCGCACGCTTTATGAAGATCCGGAAATTTTCGCCAAGTATCTGCACGGCCTGGGCTGCATGGACAATCGCGAGTTGGATCTGTATTTCGAATACTTCAACCGGCTGCATCGGGATTTGCAGCATCCCCATCTGATCCTGATGTTATGCGTCGAACGCGTGTCAACCCTGCTGCAGCGCATTCGCCGCCGCGGCCGCATCGAAGAACGCGGAATTGATGAAACCTTTCTGCAGGGATTGAATGCCTACTACTCGACCTTTCCGCTGGTGTGTGAGAAGAAATACGGCATTCCCATTCATCAAATCGCGGTCGACAAGATCGACATTCGCTCGCCGGCCGGCAGGAAGACCTTTCTGCAGGAAGTGGAGGCCGGACTTCGCACTGCGGGGTTGTTGTGA
- a CDS encoding methanol--corrinoid methyltransferase, producing MTTKQSSRRFSSLAVASAAELMFGRAPQPVTCGHGLAVGAGEVYPEINFTLPTMLLEESTWPAVLEQYREIGEMIVRASRRLHLPGLMVEFELLPQMTEHPAWGAEITRLLSDFLSEAHERFGLRSALRVTPTDLRDLSRPPVLRSGEAWECMRASFASCAAAGAHVLSIESIGGKEVHDEAMMYGDVAGVIFALGVLAPRDMAFLWQEITAVCDGHGLLAGGDSACGFANTAMQLAGQGMLPEVFAAVIRAASAVRSLVAFECGARGPSKDCAYEGPVLKAITGAPIAMEGKSACCAHFSPVGNVAAAMCDLWSNESVQNIRLLSGNAPEAFLELLAYDCRLCNQALASGHELVYRNLLEQSDVALSPQALVLSAESTWQIAAAIVKAPDAYQRTVAAARTASDLIRAAVRGQRLKLSAAEASWLDRIAHALDALPEHEDNLIGVMMDKYGHLLHRASYAL from the coding sequence ATGACCACGAAGCAGAGCAGCCGCAGATTCTCCTCGCTGGCAGTGGCAAGTGCCGCCGAGCTGATGTTTGGCCGGGCGCCGCAGCCGGTGACTTGCGGCCACGGTTTGGCCGTGGGTGCCGGTGAAGTTTATCCCGAAATCAATTTCACCCTGCCCACGATGCTGCTGGAAGAGAGCACCTGGCCGGCCGTGCTCGAGCAATATCGCGAGATCGGCGAAATGATCGTCCGCGCCAGCCGGCGGCTGCATCTTCCCGGTTTGATGGTGGAATTCGAGCTGTTGCCGCAGATGACGGAGCATCCCGCCTGGGGGGCGGAAATCACGCGGCTGTTGTCCGATTTTCTCTCTGAGGCGCATGAGCGCTTTGGGTTGCGTTCGGCGCTGCGCGTGACGCCCACGGATCTGCGCGATCTCTCGCGGCCGCCGGTGCTGCGTTCGGGTGAGGCTTGGGAGTGCATGCGCGCCAGTTTTGCGAGCTGCGCGGCAGCGGGCGCTCACGTGCTTTCCATCGAATCCATCGGCGGCAAGGAAGTGCATGACGAGGCCATGATGTACGGCGATGTCGCCGGTGTGATCTTCGCGCTGGGGGTGCTGGCTCCGCGCGACATGGCTTTTCTCTGGCAGGAAATCACCGCGGTGTGTGACGGTCATGGCCTGCTCGCGGGCGGCGACTCGGCGTGCGGCTTCGCCAACACCGCGATGCAGCTCGCCGGCCAGGGCATGCTGCCGGAAGTCTTCGCGGCCGTGATTCGCGCGGCCAGCGCCGTGCGCAGCCTGGTGGCCTTCGAATGCGGCGCCCGCGGGCCCTCGAAGGATTGCGCCTACGAAGGCCCGGTGTTGAAGGCGATCACCGGCGCGCCCATCGCGATGGAGGGCAAGTCCGCCTGCTGCGCGCATTTCAGTCCGGTCGGCAACGTGGCCGCCGCCATGTGTGATTTGTGGAGCAATGAGTCGGTGCAGAACATTCGCCTGCTCTCGGGCAATGCGCCGGAGGCTTTTTTGGAATTGCTGGCTTACGACTGCCGGCTGTGCAACCAGGCGCTGGCCAGCGGCCACGAGTTGGTCTATCGCAATTTACTCGAGCAATCCGATGTTGCACTCAGCCCGCAGGCGCTCGTGCTCTCGGCGGAATCGACCTGGCAAATTGCCGCGGCCATCGTCAAAGCGCCGGATGCCTACCAGCGCACCGTGGCGGCTGCCCGCACCGCCAGTGATCTCATCCGCGCGGCTGTCCGCGGCCAGAGGCTCAAACTGAGCGCCGCCGAAGCAAGCTGGTTGGACCGGATCGCTCACGCCCTGGATGCCCTGCCGGAACACGAAGACAACCTGATCGGCGTGATGATGGACAAATACGGCCACCTGCTGCATCGTGCAAGTTACGCATTGTAG
- a CDS encoding CHAT domain-containing protein, which translates to MPELDSTRQRLLALAQQGKAALTNHEPDRARAAYQEALHLAQRQNDYLAAAAVHNLLGEVHEGAGRYQDALGQYEAAAQALSRERTGRDTVAVDETLARLRAGEKGFAGNTGLPVSADLQRGEVDDLAALLRLPKARAKAELMVLSIINIGNMYLQQSQYDLAEARYFEALRLARQHRLPERPQQLLTNLAWSAIKSGHLELADSRLDSVLAAVASPAPLALRRAMLALAVNLREQQRYAAALAHFEQTLPLYRAAQDERGYCRALTALAATHALAGEFEKARDRYRAALAANQSVQDQETEWQAHGGLAICLHHLAELEPALQHYDRYLTIVEQIGGNFATDQGKTSFLENQDKMFEDYARAACQWAQQRGDWGLARAAIERVRGRALQSLQRARLHVPPRPAGRLPAAYVLRSGEPAAWPNQSMMVQMAVGVASPAVGEAEDFPLQELPPELQKMAAGVPARAQESDSAAADSPARPALTFLEYYVMAEQTVILVRRANGEIRGAIAPVHADSLAALVQEYAQALAVQAARGLSFERQVVPSASAQNTPRPREERVIAQQLHRLLIAPMREFLPAETHAALVIVPHRALWSLPFAALRDEHGRYFSDQHVLSYAASFASWQILAGQPRPADQHNVRAWVVGNPRLPAAAEACGFVLRMQPLPGAQQEAEAIAKLLGNKRSRLFTGSQADRLRLEAWHADYTLFHFATHGFACADDPLSSFIVLSQLEAGEMAFDSANARLALRDDDRLAITLENLPAAEAQHPELVPSYPGLLSARTIINPARFNFKADLVTLSACQTGLGKLLSEGMIGLSRALLAAGARSLLVSLWRVDDEATKELMIAFYREYLRHGNKGLALQQAMQHTRQRHPEPKYWAAFTLLGMVE; encoded by the coding sequence ATGCCGGAACTCGATTCCACCCGACAGCGCCTGCTGGCTTTGGCGCAACAAGGCAAAGCTGCCTTGACGAATCACGAGCCCGACCGCGCGCGCGCGGCCTATCAGGAGGCGCTCCATCTCGCCCAACGGCAGAACGACTATCTCGCCGCCGCGGCAGTGCACAATCTCCTCGGTGAAGTGCACGAAGGCGCCGGACGCTATCAGGATGCGTTGGGGCAATATGAAGCGGCGGCGCAGGCGCTCAGCCGTGAGCGCACCGGCCGCGACACCGTGGCAGTGGATGAAACCCTGGCGCGGCTGCGCGCCGGGGAAAAGGGCTTTGCCGGCAACACCGGACTGCCGGTGAGCGCGGATCTCCAGCGCGGCGAAGTGGACGATCTTGCAGCGCTGCTGCGGCTGCCGAAAGCGCGGGCCAAAGCAGAGCTGATGGTGCTGTCCATCATCAACATCGGCAACATGTATTTGCAGCAGAGCCAGTACGATCTTGCCGAGGCGCGCTACTTCGAGGCGCTGCGGCTGGCGCGGCAGCACCGCTTACCGGAACGGCCGCAGCAACTGCTCACCAATCTCGCCTGGAGCGCCATCAAGAGCGGACATCTCGAGCTTGCCGACAGCCGGCTGGATTCCGTACTCGCCGCCGTTGCCTCGCCTGCCCCGCTCGCGCTGCGCCGCGCCATGCTCGCGCTCGCCGTGAATCTGCGCGAACAGCAGCGTTATGCCGCCGCGCTCGCCCATTTCGAGCAAACCCTGCCGCTCTATCGCGCCGCCCAGGATGAACGCGGCTATTGCCGCGCGCTCACTGCGCTCGCCGCCACCCATGCGCTGGCGGGCGAGTTCGAGAAAGCGCGCGATCGCTATCGCGCAGCGCTGGCCGCGAACCAATCGGTGCAGGATCAGGAAACCGAGTGGCAAGCGCACGGCGGCCTGGCCATTTGCCTGCACCATCTCGCTGAGCTGGAACCGGCGCTGCAGCACTACGATCGTTATCTCACCATCGTCGAGCAAATCGGCGGCAATTTTGCGACCGATCAAGGCAAAACCAGTTTTCTCGAAAATCAGGACAAGATGTTTGAGGACTATGCCCGCGCGGCCTGCCAGTGGGCGCAGCAGCGGGGCGATTGGGGATTGGCGCGGGCGGCGATCGAGCGCGTGCGCGGCCGCGCGCTGCAATCGCTGCAGCGCGCACGATTGCACGTGCCGCCGCGGCCGGCGGGCCGGTTGCCTGCGGCGTATGTGTTGCGTTCGGGCGAACCGGCGGCATGGCCCAATCAAAGCATGATGGTGCAAATGGCAGTGGGCGTCGCGTCGCCGGCCGTTGGAGAAGCCGAAGATTTTCCGCTGCAGGAATTGCCGCCGGAGCTGCAAAAAATGGCCGCCGGCGTGCCCGCGCGTGCGCAAGAATCTGACAGCGCCGCCGCCGATTCCCCTGCCCGCCCGGCGCTCACGTTTTTGGAATACTATGTGATGGCCGAACAAACCGTGATCTTGGTGCGGCGCGCGAACGGCGAGATTCGCGGCGCGATCGCGCCGGTTCATGCCGATTCACTTGCCGCGCTGGTGCAGGAATATGCGCAAGCACTCGCGGTGCAAGCCGCGCGCGGCCTCAGCTTCGAGCGCCAGGTGGTGCCTTCCGCGTCCGCGCAAAACACGCCGCGTCCGCGCGAAGAGCGCGTCATCGCGCAGCAACTCCATCGCCTGCTGATCGCGCCGATGCGCGAATTTCTGCCGGCGGAGACGCACGCCGCGCTAGTCATCGTGCCGCACCGCGCTTTGTGGTCGCTGCCCTTCGCCGCCTTACGCGATGAACACGGCCGCTATTTCAGCGACCAGCACGTTCTGAGTTACGCCGCTTCGTTTGCAAGCTGGCAGATTCTCGCCGGCCAGCCGCGGCCTGCCGATCAACACAACGTGCGCGCCTGGGTGGTGGGCAATCCGCGTTTGCCCGCGGCCGCCGAGGCCTGCGGTTTCGTCCTGCGCATGCAGCCGCTGCCTGGCGCGCAGCAGGAGGCGGAAGCCATCGCGAAGCTGCTGGGCAATAAACGCAGCCGCCTCTTCACCGGCAGCCAGGCCGACCGGCTGCGGCTGGAAGCGTGGCACGCGGATTACACGCTGTTCCATTTCGCCACGCACGGCTTTGCTTGTGCCGATGATCCGCTCAGTTCATTCATCGTGTTGAGCCAGTTGGAAGCCGGGGAGATGGCCTTCGACTCGGCGAACGCCCGGCTCGCCTTGCGCGACGACGACCGTCTCGCGATCACGCTGGAAAACCTGCCGGCGGCGGAGGCACAACACCCGGAGCTGGTTCCCTCCTATCCCGGCCTACTCAGCGCGCGCACCATCATCAATCCGGCGCGCTTCAATTTCAAAGCGGATCTCGTGACGCTGAGCGCCTGTCAAACCGGTCTGGGAAAATTGTTGAGTGAGGGCATGATCGGATTGAGCCGCGCCTTGCTCGCCGCCGGCGCACGTTCGCTGTTGGTGAGCTTGTGGCGCGTCGATGATGAAGCCACGAAGGAACTGATGATCGCATTCTATCGCGAATATCTGCGCCACGGCAACAAAGGCTTGGCGCTGCAGCAGGCCATGCAGCACACGCGGCAGCGCCATCCGGAACCCAAGTATTGGGCGGCATTCACGCTGCTCGGCATGGTGGAATAA
- a CDS encoding caspase family protein: MRLPLTTTLPALLAMISFSTFCSKQSESQPGGNPPAVAAAPQVYPEPTRPPAKWALLVGIDKYRHSDRISSLSGCVNDVMDMKALLLGKYEFPEQNVLVLTNEQATHAGIVAALQNHLIAHAERDDIVVFHFSGHGSQMKDISGDEPDGWDETLVPHDSRDPQGRVFDLSDDELNGLLQRLSQKTKNVTFIFDSCHSGTATRGALTRNIPPDDRQPPASVPAYAVSTRGAEAEGSDLRLQTLNYVLIAGCLSKQTSFEHLAEGKERGALTYFLVRELRHSRPGATYRDVMDRVKGNVNALYPNQLPQLEGTKLDQYVFSDSTGLAQPYVLASPAGSNQVKLAAGDVQSVTAGSIFEIYQPGAKKFAAPEQPLAKAEVTSVSPFSAAAKIISGRQIPAFARAVERERRYPDQKLRVYYQGLAQSPALQAIKTELDGLSFVETSPAPRSYHLLLRQIGDAIATEGADTTEISPRVPVRESGATARVVHQVKQWAKWFNVLSLDNPAATVKIDLAIRAVQEGITRDPFAAIDKAEAVLAAGESFEVTVTNQASRDLYISILDLSTDGSIAVIYPYPEGASELLKAGASVTQRFDTFVPENRATITDVIKVFATASPVDFHVLTQAAVRDVQELPADPLGQLLAQATLGQSRGAKPSAVDLGSWATSQRVFKIKR; encoded by the coding sequence ATGCGCCTGCCGCTCACGACCACGCTGCCGGCTCTGCTGGCCATGATTTCGTTCAGCACGTTTTGTTCGAAACAAAGTGAATCTCAACCAGGAGGCAACCCGCCGGCGGTGGCCGCCGCGCCGCAAGTCTACCCCGAGCCCACCCGGCCCCCGGCGAAATGGGCGTTACTGGTGGGCATCGACAAATATCGCCACAGCGACCGCATCTCCAGTCTCTCCGGTTGTGTGAATGATGTGATGGACATGAAAGCGCTGCTGCTCGGCAAATATGAATTTCCCGAGCAAAACGTTCTGGTGTTGACCAACGAGCAAGCGACGCATGCCGGCATTGTCGCGGCGCTGCAAAACCACCTCATCGCCCACGCCGAGCGCGACGACATCGTGGTGTTTCACTTTAGCGGCCACGGCTCACAAATGAAGGATATCTCCGGCGACGAACCGGACGGCTGGGACGAAACCCTGGTGCCGCATGACTCCCGTGACCCGCAGGGCCGGGTGTTCGATCTCAGCGATGATGAACTCAACGGCCTGCTGCAGAGGCTTTCGCAAAAAACGAAGAACGTGACCTTCATCTTCGACAGTTGCCATTCCGGCACGGCCACGCGCGGCGCGCTGACCCGCAACATTCCTCCTGATGACCGCCAGCCGCCCGCCAGCGTGCCTGCCTATGCCGTGAGCACGCGCGGCGCGGAAGCCGAGGGCAGCGATCTGCGCCTGCAGACCCTGAATTACGTCCTGATCGCCGGCTGCCTTTCCAAGCAGACTTCCTTCGAGCATCTTGCCGAAGGCAAGGAACGCGGCGCGCTCACTTATTTTCTCGTGCGTGAGCTGCGCCACAGCCGGCCGGGCGCCACCTACCGCGATGTGATGGATCGCGTGAAAGGCAACGTCAACGCGCTTTATCCCAACCAATTGCCGCAGTTGGAAGGCACGAAACTGGATCAATACGTCTTCAGCGATTCCACCGGCCTGGCGCAGCCTTATGTGCTGGCTTCACCGGCCGGCAGCAATCAAGTCAAGCTGGCGGCCGGTGACGTGCAGAGCGTGACGGCCGGCTCGATATTCGAAATCTATCAACCCGGTGCCAAGAAATTTGCCGCGCCGGAGCAGCCGCTCGCCAAAGCCGAAGTGACCAGCGTCTCACCGTTCAGCGCCGCGGCCAAAATCATCTCCGGCCGGCAGATTCCGGCGTTTGCGCGCGCGGTCGAGCGTGAGCGCCGCTATCCCGATCAAAAGCTGCGAGTGTATTACCAGGGGCTGGCGCAATCACCGGCGCTGCAAGCGATCAAAACCGAGTTGGACGGCTTGAGCTTTGTGGAAACCTCGCCCGCGCCGCGCAGCTATCACTTGTTGCTGCGGCAAATCGGCGATGCCATTGCCACGGAAGGTGCTGACACCACGGAAATCTCACCGCGGGTGCCTGTGCGCGAATCCGGGGCCACGGCCCGCGTGGTGCATCAAGTCAAACAGTGGGCGAAATGGTTCAATGTTCTTTCGCTGGACAATCCGGCCGCCACGGTCAAGATCGATCTCGCCATTCGTGCCGTGCAGGAAGGGATAACGCGTGATCCGTTTGCCGCCATCGACAAAGCCGAGGCCGTACTGGCCGCCGGCGAATCCTTCGAAGTCACGGTGACGAATCAAGCCAGCCGCGATTTGTACATTTCGATTCTCGATCTTTCCACGGACGGCAGCATTGCGGTGATCTACCCTTATCCCGAAGGCGCGAGTGAATTGCTCAAAGCCGGCGCCAGCGTGACGCAGCGTTTCGACACCTTCGTGCCGGAGAATCGCGCCACCATCACCGATGTCATCAAAGTGTTTGCCACTGCCAGCCCGGTGGATTTTCACGTGCTCACGCAAGCGGCGGTGCGGGATGTGCAGGAACTGCCGGCGGATCCGCTCGGCCAGTTGCTGGCACAGGCAACGCTGGGACAATCCCGCGGCGCGAAACCCTCTGCCGTCGATCTCGGCAGTTGGGCGACCAGTCAGCGCGTGTTCAAGATCAAGCGGTGA